A DNA window from Gemmatimonadota bacterium contains the following coding sequences:
- a CDS encoding fibronectin type III domain-containing protein, which yields RYTDPAQTEAEATFATVHTTYVDSPLVSEQTYVYRVQAVGVNNTESELSLFASATVLIDDSPPATPGNFAAVLASTGTAIELRWDAPIRDANGGALTGLARYVIYRADSSNTVPVELTTVDAAHQMYLDTGLANRTIYRYQISAIDDKGNESARSPIRTVTTAETDVVAPSNLQVSYNGDVPEVILTWREPAEFDSFVIQRAVLTPGTPLQDLTDANYTNLSSTQQTSTYSDTNITSGVTYVYRVRTNLAGRISSPSNIVIIVVP from the coding sequence TGCGCTACACAGACCCGGCGCAAACCGAGGCTGAAGCGACCTTCGCGACCGTGCATACGACTTATGTTGATTCGCCCCTGGTATCGGAACAGACCTATGTGTACCGCGTACAGGCGGTTGGTGTAAATAACACAGAAAGCGAACTATCGCTATTTGCCTCTGCAACGGTACTGATTGATGATAGCCCACCCGCTACCCCCGGCAATTTTGCCGCTGTTTTGGCGAGTACCGGCACAGCGATTGAGTTGCGTTGGGATGCCCCCATAAGAGATGCAAATGGCGGTGCCCTGACGGGACTTGCCCGCTATGTGATTTATCGCGCGGACTCATCGAATACTGTGCCGGTTGAGCTCACAACCGTAGATGCGGCGCATCAAATGTATCTGGATACCGGTCTGGCAAACCGCACGATTTACAGATATCAGATCTCTGCCATTGACGACAAGGGCAATGAGAGTGCGCGATCACCTATCAGGACAGTGACCACAGCTGAAACGGATGTCGTGGCACCATCGAACCTGCAGGTTTCTTATAATGGCGATGTTCCCGAGGTCATTTTGACCTGGAGAGAGCCCGCTGAGTTTGACAGTTTTGTGATTCAACGGGCAGTACTCACCCCAGGGACTCCCCTTCAAGATTTAACAGATGCAAATTACACGAATTTGAGCAGCACACAACAGACCTCTACTTATAGCGATACAAATATAACAAGTGGGGTCACCTATGTTTACCGGGTCCGCACAAATCTTGCTGGTCGGATCAGTAGTCCTTCCAATATTGTGATTATTGTGGTCCCATAG
- a CDS encoding sigma-54 dependent transcriptional regulator, with protein MGDILIVDGNPQRAMQLAQLLEELGANARIAGSFYHSLKRIEEKNPDLALVAEILPDGRGLKLLPVFEDLCPVVIVGEYMASDRILEALSLGARDFLVHPIDRQTLDILISQLKVEGKIALHYLSQNPRNESPTGMVIGSCPDMLLALKRAGLAARTSASVLLYGESGTGKELMAREIHRASGRSGAFVALNCAAIAESIAESELFGHERGAFTGAITRRAGCFEQADGGTLFLDEIGEASPAFQAKLLRVLDRGEFVRVGGQSLIQTQVRVIAATNRDLDAMIEQGEFRLDLFYRLSAVTLSLPPLRERSEDIPHIVQAMLTRLKADTGLEVQGVSEAAVAYLARCEWPGNLRELQHAIYRAALACQKGVIRPEHLDVLMPTQSSTSDKIETLYEIEQAHIERVMLATGGNQGRACELLGISRPTLRRKIRRYAVERMKNGQMC; from the coding sequence ATGGGAGACATACTGATTGTTGATGGAAACCCGCAACGCGCAATGCAATTGGCGCAACTGTTGGAAGAACTGGGCGCAAACGCGCGCATAGCGGGCTCTTTTTATCACAGCTTGAAACGCATTGAAGAAAAAAACCCCGATCTCGCCCTTGTCGCTGAAATCCTCCCCGATGGACGGGGATTAAAGCTACTTCCCGTATTTGAAGATCTATGTCCCGTCGTGATTGTGGGTGAATATATGGCATCTGATAGAATACTCGAGGCTTTGTCGTTGGGCGCACGCGATTTTCTCGTACATCCCATTGATCGGCAGACGCTGGATATTCTGATCTCTCAATTGAAGGTCGAGGGTAAAATCGCGCTACACTATCTGTCTCAAAATCCCAGAAACGAGTCACCTACGGGGATGGTGATTGGATCGTGTCCAGACATGTTGCTCGCACTCAAGCGCGCGGGCCTGGCAGCGCGAACATCGGCTTCGGTCCTGCTTTATGGAGAAAGTGGAACCGGAAAAGAGTTGATGGCGCGAGAAATACATCGGGCTTCAGGGCGGTCGGGGGCATTTGTAGCACTCAATTGCGCGGCAATAGCGGAAAGCATCGCCGAAAGTGAACTCTTTGGGCATGAGCGAGGCGCTTTTACCGGCGCCATAACACGTCGGGCAGGGTGTTTTGAACAAGCCGATGGCGGCACGCTTTTTCTCGACGAAATTGGTGAGGCATCGCCTGCTTTTCAGGCCAAACTGCTACGGGTCTTAGACCGCGGTGAATTTGTCAGAGTTGGCGGGCAATCACTCATACAGACGCAGGTTCGGGTAATTGCTGCCACCAACCGCGACCTCGATGCCATGATTGAACAAGGCGAATTTCGCCTGGATTTGTTTTACAGGCTCAGCGCCGTAACCTTATCCCTCCCCCCTCTGCGGGAGCGCAGCGAAGATATCCCACACATTGTTCAAGCAATGCTAACGCGATTGAAAGCCGATACGGGCCTGGAAGTACAGGGAGTTTCTGAAGCGGCGGTTGCATATCTGGCAAGATGTGAATGGCCGGGTAATTTAAGGGAATTGCAACACGCCATTTACCGCGCAGCCCTGGCCTGTCAGAAAGGGGTAATTCGCCCCGAACATCTCGATGTGCTCATGCCCACACAGTCCAGCACATCGGACAAAATTGAAACCCTGTATGAAATCGAACAGGCGCATATTGAGCGGGTGATGCTCGCCACTGGTGGCAATCAAGGACGAGCCTGTGAGTTACTCGGGATATCCAGACCAACATTGAGACGAAAAATACGCCGATACGCGGTTGAAAGAATGAAAAACGGACAGATGTGTTAG